Proteins found in one Campylobacter concisus genomic segment:
- a CDS encoding site-specific DNA-methyltransferase, translating into MDKMRMETADITALNIEKIGALFPNFITEMLDEEKSTEQNKVYKKAINFELLKQMLSKEAIDSNEAYEFTWVGKKASIIEANKPIRKTLRPCKDESVNWDDTQNLYIEGDNLEVLKLLQESYLGKVKMIYIDPPYNTGNDFIYNDDFKIKRNEYANKSGEIDEDGNRMLKNTDSNGSFHSDWCSMIYPRLLLARNLLSDDGVIFISIDDNEQANLKKICDEVFGMQNFVADLIWMNKEGGGSSDSKLFRIKHEHILCYSKNIEVIEIKGVEIGNIDRYSLADEYRGKYYLQKLGMGSIQYSSRLDYPIKCPDGSCVTPTENNSGNRACWRWSEEKLTWGIKNNYIVFKKDKNNTWIVYTKQYLNYDNEGNKIDRTQRPMGIIEQFSSTQGSKQIQSLLGKGNFDYPKDKNLISYLLGRATHSDSIIMDFFSGSATTAHAVMAQNLEDGGNRKFIMVQLPELCDETSEAYKAGYKNICEIGKERIRRAGKKILEENKGKEGIENLDTGFRVLKLDDTNMRDIYYSPSEYSQNLLSKLESNVKPDRSDLDLLFGCLLEWGLPLSFPYSCEKIGEYTVHNYNNGDLIACFDEDIPESVIKEIAKKRPLRAVFRDSSFADSPSKINVSEIFKLLAPDTRVKVI; encoded by the coding sequence ATGGATAAAATGAGAATGGAGACCGCAGATATTACCGCTCTTAATATTGAAAAGATAGGAGCTTTGTTTCCTAATTTCATAACCGAAATGCTAGATGAAGAAAAGAGTACCGAGCAAAACAAGGTCTATAAAAAAGCTATAAATTTTGAGCTACTAAAGCAGATGTTATCAAAAGAGGCTATAGACAGCAACGAAGCTTACGAATTTACATGGGTTGGCAAAAAGGCATCTATCATTGAGGCAAACAAGCCGATACGAAAAACGCTTAGACCTTGCAAAGATGAGAGCGTAAATTGGGACGACACGCAAAATTTGTATATCGAAGGCGACAATCTTGAGGTTTTAAAACTTTTGCAAGAGAGCTATCTAGGCAAGGTAAAGATGATCTATATTGATCCGCCTTATAATACTGGAAACGACTTTATCTACAACGATGATTTTAAGATAAAAAGAAATGAGTATGCAAATAAGTCAGGCGAGATCGACGAAGATGGCAACCGTATGCTTAAAAATACAGATAGTAACGGGAGTTTTCACTCTGATTGGTGCTCTATGATCTATCCAAGACTACTGCTTGCAAGAAATTTGCTTAGCGATGATGGGGTGATTTTTATCAGTATCGATGATAACGAGCAGGCAAATTTAAAGAAAATTTGCGATGAAGTTTTTGGAATGCAAAATTTTGTAGCTGATTTAATATGGATGAATAAGGAAGGTGGAGGCAGTTCAGACAGTAAATTATTTAGAATAAAGCACGAGCACATATTATGTTATTCAAAAAATATTGAAGTTATAGAAATTAAAGGAGTAGAAATAGGTAATATAGATAGATATTCACTAGCTGATGAATATCGAGGGAAATATTATTTACAAAAACTAGGCATGGGGTCAATTCAGTACTCAAGTAGATTGGATTACCCTATAAAATGTCCGGATGGTTCTTGTGTTACCCCTACAGAAAACAATTCGGGAAATAGAGCATGTTGGAGATGGAGCGAAGAAAAACTAACATGGGGTATAAAAAATAATTATATTGTTTTTAAAAAGGATAAAAATAATACTTGGATAGTATATACTAAACAATATCTTAACTATGATAATGAGGGTAATAAAATAGACCGAACACAAAGACCGATGGGGATTATTGAGCAATTTTCTAGTACACAGGGCTCTAAGCAAATACAAAGTTTGCTAGGGAAAGGAAACTTCGATTATCCTAAAGATAAAAATTTAATTAGTTATTTATTAGGCAGAGCTACTCACTCCGACTCCATCATCATGGACTTCTTTTCCGGCTCAGCCACAACCGCTCACGCTGTAATGGCTCAAAATTTAGAAGATGGCGGAAATCGTAAATTTATCATGGTGCAACTTCCAGAGCTCTGCGACGAAACAAGCGAAGCCTATAAAGCGGGCTATAAAAATATCTGCGAAATAGGCAAAGAGCGCATACGCCGTGCCGGTAAGAAAATTTTAGAAGAGAACAAAGGCAAAGAGGGCATTGAAAATTTAGATACAGGCTTTAGAGTGCTTAAGCTAGATGATACAAATATGAGAGATATTTACTATAGCCCAAGCGAATATAGCCAAAATTTACTCTCAAAGCTCGAGTCAAACGTAAAACCTGATAGGAGCGATCTAGACCTGCTTTTTGGTTGCTTACTAGAGTGGGGGCTTCCTTTATCGTTTCCTTATAGTTGCGAAAAGATCGGAGAGTACACGGTACATAATTATAACAATGGAGATTTGATAGCTTGTTTTGATGAAGATATCCCTGAGAGCGTGATAAAAGAGATCGCAAAGAAACGCCCGCTTCGCGCGGTCTTTAGAGATAGTAGCTTTGCGGATAGTCCATCAAAGATCAATGTTTCGGAGATATTTAAACTGCTCGCACCTGATACTAGAGTAAAAGTCATATAA
- a CDS encoding DUF262 domain-containing protein, with product MENETNYILSAGDILGCQKYKIPDYQRPYVWSEDLALGLFSSIKRSFENGVSNEILLGHIILHVDAGAINIVDGQQRITTLALILKALGDNDVLFLDNKLNILSHKALKRNFELLKLECADIKDREDLVEHIKEKVKFTFVKTEDLDEAFLYFDTHNTSGRALSETDLLKNHHLMFMDETKSKQLMLHYAKKWNEYSLYGVNTSWFLRENLIFRTLRTALTIRNIKTNAYYPYIVFGYYGADDEWYRINYSIFQEFKNHFDEKIKIYKSNISVADDVLGGANFFEYVFKYCDILKYIESNFIFFNGDFTGCSYLNHACHVVLLYIADKFSVEALDELAELVFFNILGIACGYTKISYNSMANIVERLVQLIDTSNAIETLKTKIEKELKTNTNIASVSSKNREKHYNRIKDKAKYTKEYITKSSFNVINFEGKENGSEQK from the coding sequence ATGGAAAATGAAACAAATTATATTTTAAGTGCTGGTGATATACTAGGTTGTCAAAAATATAAAATTCCAGACTATCAGCGCCCATATGTGTGGAGTGAGGATCTAGCTTTGGGACTATTTTCAAGCATTAAAAGGTCGTTTGAGAATGGAGTCTCTAACGAAATTTTATTAGGACACATTATATTGCATGTAGATGCAGGTGCCATAAATATAGTTGATGGACAACAGCGCATAACTACGCTGGCCCTTATTTTAAAAGCTTTAGGCGATAATGATGTGCTTTTTTTGGATAATAAGCTAAATATTTTATCGCATAAGGCTTTGAAAAGAAATTTTGAGCTTTTAAAATTAGAATGTGCCGATATAAAAGATAGAGAAGACCTTGTAGAGCATATAAAAGAAAAGGTTAAATTTACATTCGTAAAAACTGAAGACTTGGATGAGGCATTTTTATATTTTGATACGCACAATACTAGTGGCAGAGCTCTTAGCGAAACAGATCTACTCAAAAATCACCACCTAATGTTTATGGATGAGACAAAATCAAAACAGCTAATGCTTCACTATGCTAAAAAATGGAATGAGTATTCTTTATATGGCGTTAATACATCTTGGTTTTTGAGGGAAAATTTGATATTTCGCACACTACGAACCGCACTAACCATAAGAAATATAAAAACTAATGCATATTATCCATATATAGTATTTGGTTATTATGGAGCAGATGATGAGTGGTACAGGATAAATTATTCTATTTTTCAAGAATTTAAAAACCATTTCGATGAAAAAATAAAAATTTACAAAAGCAATATATCAGTAGCAGATGATGTGCTTGGTGGTGCAAATTTTTTTGAATACGTTTTTAAGTATTGTGATATCTTAAAATACATTGAAAGTAATTTTATATTTTTTAATGGAGATTTTACGGGATGCAGTTATTTAAATCACGCTTGTCACGTGGTTTTGCTCTATATCGCTGATAAATTTAGCGTTGAGGCACTAGACGAACTTGCGGAGCTAGTTTTTTTTAATATTCTAGGTATAGCTTGTGGATATACGAAAATTTCCTATAATAGTATGGCAAATATAGTTGAGAGGTTGGTGCAGCTCATAGATACTTCAAATGCCATAGAGACTTTAAAAACAAAGATAGAAAAAGAACTAAAAACAAATACTAACATAGCTTCTGTTTCAAGCAAAAACAGAGAAAAACATTACAATAGAATAAAAGATAAGGCCAAATATACAAAAGAATATATAACCAAGAGCTCATTTAATGTCATAAATTTTGAAGGAAAAGAAAATGGAAGCGAGCAAAAATAA
- a CDS encoding DUF4391 domain-containing protein — MAIELPKSTEFNKKIPKQKFYENLEISPALKKIFIEQVDKILWSYKIASSSTNLADGNLVKEIEVFEVSLKSPNLDDELLRHIDRAVPYHIVFILEYQGRYKACISYKEAATSGNRAFKVNSYYYTDWLDKQDLPLKLEGLNLDAAYENFVRQIAGETLQKMVSDESLKDSVARSEQKGLLQKQILALESKIRKEKQLNKQIQINNELKKLKRDLEEL, encoded by the coding sequence ATGGCTATAGAGTTACCAAAAAGCACGGAGTTTAATAAAAAGATCCCAAAACAGAAATTTTATGAAAATTTAGAGATATCGCCTGCTTTAAAGAAAATATTTATAGAGCAAGTAGATAAAATTCTTTGGAGTTATAAAATCGCATCTTCAAGCACTAACCTTGCAGACGGCAATCTCGTAAAAGAGATCGAGGTCTTTGAGGTGTCTTTAAAGAGCCCAAACCTAGATGATGAGCTATTGCGCCATATAGATAGAGCGGTGCCGTATCATATAGTTTTTATCTTAGAGTATCAGGGCAGATACAAGGCTTGTATTAGCTATAAAGAGGCTGCTACATCTGGAAACAGGGCTTTTAAAGTAAATTCATACTACTATACCGATTGGCTAGATAAGCAAGATTTGCCTTTGAAACTAGAGGGGTTAAACCTTGACGCAGCCTATGAAAATTTCGTTCGCCAAATAGCCGGCGAAACATTGCAAAAAATGGTTTCAGATGAAAGTCTTAAAGATTCTGTGGCTAGATCAGAGCAAAAGGGGCTGTTGCAAAAGCAAATTTTAGCGCTAGAGTCCAAAATTCGCAAAGAAAAGCAACTAAATAAACAGATACAGATAAATAATGAGCTTAAAAAACTTAAAAGAGATTTGGAGGAACTATGA
- a CDS encoding helicase-related protein, translating to MQVFDNINSIVGDDFKVAIEKGSKISIVASCFSIYAYQELKKQLDSVDECRFIFTSPTFVTEKTEKQKREFYIPRLNRENSLYGTEFELKLRNEMTQKSIAKECAEWIRKKAKFKSNTTDAGMSSGFTTIINKTNKTVYIPINGFTTIDIGYKRGNNIYNTVNRFDEAALTDHYIALFESLWNNKETLQDVTDVVIENITAVYKENSPEFIYFMTLYHIFSEFLSDISEDELPNEATGFKQSKIWNMLYDFQKDAVLAIISKLERYNGCILADSVGLGKTFTALAVVKYYENRNKSVLVLCPKKLAENWNTYKDNYINNPIAADRLNYDVLFHTDLSRSQGFSNGLDLDRLNWGNYDLVVIDESHNFRNGTGTHSNTKENRYIKLMNKIIKAGVKTKVLMLSATPVNNRFIDLKNQLAIAYEGDSEYINKKLDTDKTIEEIFKQAQRAFSAWSKLNPEQRTTDKLLRNLDFDFFELLDSVTIARSRKHIEKYYDTAEVGKFPERNKPISLRPQLTDISTAINYNQIYEHLMMLSLCIYTPSNYIFPSRMQKYIDLTHNKGDELTQVGREKGIRKLMSINLLKRLESSINSFRLTLQRIKSYIDTTVNAIDVFEANGVADIDIFETSDDEFDIDDGNTEFFTVGKKVKINLADMDYKTWKTELTKDAEILGLLDNMISDITPEHDSKLQELFRLMSAKIENPINRENKKILIFSAFSDTAEYLYDNVSSFIKEKYGLDTAVITGSIDGKTTIKGFKATLNNVLTCFSPLSKGKDLLMPDDKAQIDILIATDCISEGQNLQDCDYLVNYDIHWNPVRIIQRFGRIDRIGSKNEVIQLVNFWPDMDLDEYINLKARVETRMKISIMTSTGDDDLINPEENGDLEYRKQQLKKLQEEVVDIEDMATGISIMDLGLNEFRLDLLEYVKNNGDMDNKPKGLHAVVPATNELPGGVIFILKNVNNSVNIDNRNRIHPFYMVYIGTSGNVIRDYLEPKSILDNLRLLCRGKKEPISPLCQKFNQETNDGKDMSKMSKLLSEAISSIIDKKEESDIDSLFSAGGTSALMSDISGLDDFELICFLVIK from the coding sequence ATGCAAGTTTTTGACAACATCAATAGTATCGTTGGAGACGATTTCAAGGTCGCCATCGAAAAAGGCAGCAAGATATCTATCGTAGCATCTTGTTTTTCTATATACGCTTACCAAGAACTAAAAAAGCAGTTAGATTCTGTAGATGAGTGTCGTTTTATTTTTACTTCACCCACATTTGTAACTGAAAAAACAGAAAAACAAAAGCGGGAATTTTATATTCCAAGATTAAACAGAGAAAACAGCCTTTACGGTACGGAATTCGAGTTAAAACTACGCAATGAAATGACGCAAAAATCAATTGCTAAAGAGTGCGCTGAGTGGATTAGAAAAAAAGCAAAATTTAAATCTAATACTACAGATGCGGGTATGAGCTCAGGATTTACTACCATAATAAATAAAACAAATAAAACCGTCTATATTCCCATCAATGGATTTACAACAATAGATATTGGGTATAAACGCGGAAATAATATATACAACACCGTAAATCGATTTGACGAAGCCGCCTTGACAGATCATTATATTGCACTTTTTGAATCACTGTGGAACAACAAAGAAACACTGCAAGATGTTACTGATGTCGTGATTGAAAATATTACTGCCGTATATAAGGAAAATTCTCCGGAATTTATCTACTTTATGACCTTGTATCATATTTTTAGCGAGTTTCTTAGTGATATTTCCGAAGATGAACTTCCAAATGAGGCTACGGGCTTCAAACAAAGTAAAATTTGGAACATGTTATATGATTTTCAAAAAGATGCAGTCCTTGCCATCATCTCTAAGCTAGAACGGTATAACGGATGTATCCTTGCCGATAGCGTAGGACTTGGCAAAACCTTTACCGCATTAGCCGTCGTTAAATACTATGAAAACAGAAACAAAAGCGTTCTCGTGCTATGTCCAAAGAAATTAGCAGAAAACTGGAACACATATAAAGATAACTATATAAACAACCCAATTGCCGCAGATAGGTTAAATTACGATGTTTTATTTCACACCGACCTATCAAGATCGCAAGGCTTTTCTAATGGCTTAGATCTAGATCGCTTAAACTGGGGGAATTATGATCTGGTAGTGATTGACGAATCCCACAACTTCCGCAACGGCACCGGCACTCACTCTAATACAAAAGAAAATAGGTATATAAAATTAATGAATAAGATCATAAAAGCCGGCGTTAAGACAAAGGTTTTAATGCTATCTGCAACTCCTGTAAATAATCGCTTTATCGATTTAAAAAATCAGCTAGCCATCGCCTACGAGGGCGATTCTGAATATATAAACAAAAAACTAGATACCGATAAAACAATAGAGGAAATTTTCAAGCAAGCTCAAAGAGCGTTTAGCGCTTGGAGCAAGCTTAATCCTGAACAAAGGACTACGGATAAGTTATTACGAAATTTGGATTTTGATTTTTTTGAGCTTCTTGATAGCGTAACCATTGCTCGCTCTAGAAAACATATTGAAAAATATTATGACACGGCAGAAGTCGGTAAATTCCCGGAGAGAAATAAGCCTATTTCGCTTAGGCCGCAGCTTACGGATATAAGCACGGCCATAAACTATAATCAAATTTATGAGCACCTGATGATGCTATCGCTATGTATATACACGCCTTCAAATTATATTTTCCCAAGTAGAATGCAAAAATATATCGACTTGACGCATAATAAAGGCGACGAGCTAACCCAAGTAGGCCGCGAAAAAGGCATTAGAAAGCTTATGAGTATTAATCTACTAAAACGCCTAGAAAGCTCCATAAATTCTTTCAGACTAACCTTGCAAAGAATAAAATCTTATATAGATACTACGGTTAATGCGATAGATGTATTTGAAGCAAATGGCGTTGCAGATATAGATATATTTGAAACTTCAGATGACGAATTTGATATAGACGATGGAAATACCGAGTTTTTCACTGTGGGCAAAAAGGTCAAAATCAATCTTGCCGATATGGACTATAAGACATGGAAGACCGAACTTACTAAAGATGCGGAGATACTAGGGCTTCTTGATAATATGATAAGCGATATTACCCCTGAGCATGATAGCAAGCTACAAGAGCTATTTAGGCTTATGTCTGCAAAAATTGAAAATCCGATCAATCGTGAAAACAAAAAGATCCTAATCTTTTCGGCATTTTCAGATACGGCGGAGTATTTGTACGATAATGTCAGTAGCTTTATCAAAGAAAAATATGGCCTTGATACGGCGGTCATTACCGGATCTATTGATGGCAAAACGACCATTAAAGGATTTAAAGCCACGTTAAATAACGTATTAACATGCTTTTCGCCTTTATCTAAAGGCAAAGACCTTCTAATGCCTGATGATAAAGCACAAATAGACATACTAATTGCCACAGATTGTATATCTGAGGGTCAAAATTTGCAAGATTGCGACTATCTTGTCAATTATGATATTCATTGGAATCCAGTCCGTATTATTCAAAGATTTGGTCGTATAGATCGTATAGGAAGTAAAAACGAAGTTATTCAGCTGGTAAATTTCTGGCCGGATATGGATTTGGATGAGTATATAAATTTAAAAGCACGCGTCGAAACCAGAATGAAGATTTCCATCATGACCTCTACGGGCGATGATGATTTGATAAATCCGGAAGAAAACGGCGACCTTGAATACCGCAAACAACAGCTAAAAAAACTTCAAGAAGAGGTGGTGGATATCGAGGATATGGCCACAGGCATTTCGATCATGGACTTAGGCCTTAATGAATTTAGGCTTGATCTACTAGAATACGTAAAAAATAACGGCGATATGGACAATAAGCCAAAAGGACTACACGCCGTTGTTCCAGCGACAAATGAGCTACCGGGAGGCGTTATTTTTATACTTAAAAATGTAAATAATAGCGTCAATATCGACAACAGAAACAGGATCCATCCTTTTTATATGGTATATATAGGGACAAGCGGTAACGTTATCCGCGATTATCTTGAGCCAAAAAGTATATTAGACAACTTAAGGCTTCTTTGCAGAGGGAAGAAAGAGCCTATCTCGCCTTTATGTCAGAAATTTAACCAAGAAACCAACGATGGAAAAGATATGAGTAAAATGTCAAAGCTGTTAAGCGAAGCAATTAGCTCCATTATCGACAAAAAAGAAGAAAGCGATATCGATAGTTTGTTCTCAGCCGGCGGTACTTCTGCCTTGATGTCTGATATATCAGGGTTAGATGATTTTGAGCTGATCTGCTTTTTGGTTATAAAATGA
- a CDS encoding type III restriction-modification system endonuclease produces MKLQFKHQKFQADAAKAVVDVFAGQPYLTPTYMIDKGMGSYQQTLELEDFTGWSNQKIVPELNDKIILENIQKLQRDNQIKPSAKLEGRYNLTIEMETGVGKTYTYIKTMFELNKHYGWSKFIIVVPSIAIREGVYKSFLMTQEHFAEQYGKKVRFFIYNSAQLTQIDQFASDSSINVMIINSQAFNAKGKDARRIHMELDEFRSRKPIDIIAKTNPIVIIDEPQSVEGKQTKENLKQFNPLMTLRYSATHKSDSTYNMIYRLDAMEAYNKRLVKKIAVKGITESASTATEGYVYLESINLSKSAPTATIQFDYKGASGIRKITKTVTNGYNLYDNSGQLEEYKQNFIISKIDGRDDSVEFLNGIKIYAGDVIGKVSEDQLRRIQIRETIISHIQRERELFYKGIKVLSLFFIDEVAKYRQYGAAGEPTNGAYADMFEEEYKDIVENLQIDTNENDYLKYLDLIPAKSTHAGYFSIDKKGNMIDPKVGRKETTTDDVDAYDLIMKNKELLLDRDPNKSPVRFIFSHSALREGWDNPNVFQICTLKQSTSETRKRQEVGRGLRLCVNQNGERMDSNVLGNDVHNVNVLTVIASESYDSFAKGLQSELAQAISDRPRAVTPELFTGKVIVDSSGNSDVITDDTAREIYVCLRTEGYIDKQGSLTDKYYADKANGNIKLADEVVDFAQSVIAIIDSVYDSKALMPEDARKNNVELTVDEDKLAMPEFKELWNKINSKSVYVVDFDTDELVKKAIESLDKNLQVSKIYFRVETGVMEQIRSKEELMSGESFVKEEAQNYNHVIALNSSIKYDLIGKLVDETGLTRKAVIQILRGIKQTTFEQFKSNPEEFIIKAAALMNDEKATAIIQHITYNALDEKYDTAVFTDPTIKGQLDKNAVKTKKHLYDHVVYDSTNEKNFAMELDASKDVAVYVKLPSGFYISTPVGKYNPDWAIAFYEGNIKHIYFVAETKGSMNSMQLRQVEESKIHCAKEHFKAISNDSVVYDVVDSYKSLLDKVMR; encoded by the coding sequence ATGAAACTGCAATTTAAGCATCAAAAATTTCAAGCAGATGCCGCCAAAGCCGTGGTGGATGTGTTTGCCGGGCAGCCATATCTAACGCCGACTTATATGATAGATAAGGGCATGGGGAGCTACCAACAAACACTGGAGCTTGAGGACTTTACCGGCTGGAGCAATCAAAAAATAGTACCCGAGCTAAATGATAAAATCATCTTAGAAAATATACAAAAACTACAACGAGATAATCAAATCAAGCCCTCAGCCAAACTAGAAGGCAGATACAACCTAACGATCGAGATGGAAACGGGAGTCGGCAAGACCTATACCTATATCAAGACGATGTTTGAGCTAAATAAACACTATGGCTGGAGCAAATTTATCATTGTTGTCCCAAGTATCGCTATCCGTGAGGGTGTGTATAAGTCGTTTTTGATGACGCAGGAGCACTTTGCCGAACAATACGGCAAAAAAGTTCGCTTTTTTATTTACAATTCTGCTCAGCTTACGCAGATCGATCAGTTCGCATCGGATAGCTCTATAAACGTTATGATCATAAATTCTCAAGCGTTTAACGCAAAAGGAAAAGACGCGAGACGAATTCATATGGAGCTTGATGAGTTTCGTTCTCGCAAGCCAATAGATATCATTGCCAAGACAAATCCTATTGTTATTATCGATGAACCCCAATCCGTGGAAGGCAAACAAACAAAGGAAAATTTAAAGCAATTTAATCCGCTGATGACGCTTCGATACTCTGCAACGCATAAAAGCGATAGTACCTATAATATGATCTACCGCCTAGACGCGATGGAGGCATACAATAAACGACTTGTGAAGAAAATCGCAGTCAAAGGCATCACAGAATCAGCTAGCACGGCTACGGAGGGCTATGTCTATCTTGAAAGCATTAATCTCTCAAAATCCGCACCGACTGCTACCATCCAGTTTGATTACAAGGGCGCAAGCGGTATCCGCAAGATCACAAAAACGGTAACCAATGGATACAACCTATATGATAACTCCGGTCAGTTAGAGGAGTATAAACAGAATTTTATTATCTCAAAAATAGATGGACGCGACGACTCTGTGGAATTTCTTAACGGCATTAAAATTTACGCCGGAGACGTTATCGGTAAAGTAAGCGAAGACCAGCTTCGCCGAATACAGATAAGAGAGACTATTATTTCTCACATTCAAAGAGAGCGCGAGCTTTTTTATAAAGGCATCAAGGTACTTTCGCTATTTTTCATCGATGAAGTAGCCAAATATAGGCAGTATGGCGCAGCCGGAGAGCCTACAAACGGTGCTTATGCTGATATGTTTGAAGAAGAATATAAGGATATTGTTGAAAATTTACAGATTGACACAAACGAGAATGATTATTTGAAGTATCTTGATCTAATTCCCGCTAAAAGTACGCATGCGGGATATTTTTCTATCGACAAAAAAGGAAATATGATTGATCCTAAAGTAGGTCGCAAAGAAACTACGACCGATGACGTCGATGCGTACGATCTTATCATGAAAAATAAAGAGCTTTTACTTGATAGAGATCCAAATAAGTCCCCTGTTAGATTTATATTCTCGCACTCTGCGCTTCGTGAAGGATGGGATAATCCCAATGTATTTCAAATTTGCACTTTAAAACAAAGCACTAGCGAGACAAGAAAACGCCAAGAGGTCGGTCGTGGCCTTAGACTTTGTGTAAATCAAAACGGCGAGCGTATGGATAGTAATGTACTTGGAAATGATGTTCACAACGTAAACGTACTTACCGTTATCGCTAGCGAAAGCTATGATAGTTTTGCCAAAGGGCTTCAAAGTGAGCTTGCCCAGGCTATTTCGGATAGACCGCGAGCGGTAACGCCTGAGCTATTTACCGGTAAAGTTATAGTTGACTCGAGCGGCAATAGCGACGTGATAACTGATGATACCGCTAGAGAAATATACGTTTGCTTACGTACGGAAGGCTATATAGACAAGCAAGGATCGCTAACTGATAAATATTATGCAGACAAGGCAAATGGCAATATAAAGCTTGCTGATGAAGTGGTTGACTTTGCTCAATCCGTCATTGCGATTATCGACTCTGTTTATGATAGCAAAGCACTGATGCCAGAAGATGCGCGTAAAAACAACGTCGAGCTAACAGTAGATGAAGACAAACTTGCTATGCCTGAATTTAAGGAGCTATGGAACAAGATCAACTCAAAATCCGTATATGTAGTCGACTTTGATACGGATGAGCTTGTAAAAAAGGCAATTGAGTCTTTAGATAAGAATTTGCAAGTTTCAAAAATTTACTTTAGAGTCGAAACTGGAGTAATGGAGCAAATCCGCTCAAAAGAAGAGTTGATGTCTGGAGAATCTTTTGTCAAAGAAGAAGCCCAAAACTACAACCATGTAATAGCTCTAAATTCAAGTATCAAATATGACTTGATAGGAAAACTGGTAGATGAGACAGGCCTTACAAGAAAAGCTGTTATCCAAATTCTTAGAGGGATAAAGCAGACTACGTTTGAACAATTTAAGTCAAATCCTGAGGAATTTATCATAAAAGCAGCTGCTCTTATGAATGATGAAAAAGCGACGGCGATTATACAACATATTACTTATAATGCGCTAGATGAAAAATACGATACTGCAGTTTTTACGGATCCTACGATAAAAGGTCAGCTAGACAAAAATGCGGTTAAAACAAAAAAGCATCTTTACGATCATGTCGTATATGACTCGACAAATGAGAAGAATTTTGCAATGGAACTAGATGCGAGCAAGGACGTTGCCGTTTATGTTAAGCTTCCAAGTGGCTTTTATATAAGCACGCCTGTGGGAAAATACAACCCCGACTGGGCGATCGCGTTTTATGAGGGCAATATTAAGCATATTTATTTTGTTGCGGAGACTAAAGGGTCTATGAACTCTATGCAGCTTCGCCAAGTCGAAGAGTCTAAAATCCACTGCGCAAAGGAGCATTTTAAGGCTATAAGCAATGATAGCGTGGTCTATGACGTAGTGGATAGCTATAAATCACTACTGGATAAAGTTATGAGGTAA